From the genome of Papaver somniferum cultivar HN1 chromosome 2, ASM357369v1, whole genome shotgun sequence, one region includes:
- the LOC113349917 gene encoding probable arabinose 5-phosphate isomerase: MGSLPQSSSAYDLSFYTNSSSEESSVNPKDLRVLFESQQKYLNYFFQNLDLSQTLTFTQTLLNSKGTIFFSGVGKSGFVSQKISQTLVSLGIRSSFLSPTDALHGDIGILSRSDILVLFSKSGNTEELMKLVPCAKAKGAYLISVTSYQGNLLSAVCDFNVHLPLERELCPFDLAPVTSTAIQMVFGDTVAIALMSAKNLSRDEYAANHPAGRIGKSLIFKVKDVMKKQEELPLCKEDDMIMDQLVELTSKGCGCLLVINEEHHLVGTFTDGDLRRTLKASGEGIFKLTVGQMCNRNPRIIDPEAMAVEAMQKMESPPSPVQFLPVVNHQNVVIGIITLHGLVSAGL, translated from the exons atgggaTCTCTACCGCAATCATCATCCGCATACGATCTCTCATTCTATACAAATTCCTCCTCCGAAGAATCATCAGTAAACCCAAAAGATTTACGAGTTCTCTTCGAATCACAACAAAAATACCTAAACTACTTTTTCCAAAACCTGGATTTATCACAAACCTTAACATTTACACAAACCTTGTTAAATTCGAAAGGAACCATCTTCTTCAGCGGTGTTGGTAAATCAGGATTTGTATCACAAAagatctcacaaaccttagtttcGTTAGGTATTAGATCTAGTTTCTTATCACCAACAGATGCATTACATGGAGATATTGGTATATTATCAAGATCTGATATTCTTGTGTTATTTAGTAAATCTGGTAACActgaagaattaatgaaattagtaCCCTGTGCCAAAGCTAAAGGagcctatttgatttctgttACTAGTTATCAAGGGAATTTGTTATCTGCTGTTTGTGATTTTAATGTACATTTACCTTTGGAGAGGGAGTTATGTCCTTTTGATTTAGCTCCTGTTACTAGTACCGCCATTCAAATGGTTTTTGGTGATACGGTTGCGATTGCCTTGATGAGTGCTAAGAATTTGTCTAGAGATGAATATGCTGCTAATCATCCTGCTGGAAGGATTGGGAAAAGCCTCATTTTCAAG GTCAAGGATGTTATGAAGAAGCAAGAAGAACTTCCGTTATGCAAGGAAGATGATATGATAATGGATCAACTCGTGGAACTTACGAGTAAAGGATGTGGCTGTTTACTAGTTATCAACGAAGAACACCATCTAGTCGGCACATTCACTGATGGAGATTTGCGGCGAACACTCAAAGCCAGTGGTGAAGGTATCTTCAAGCTTACCGTTGGGCAGATGTGCAACAG GAACCCCAGAATTATTGATCCAGAGGCGATGGCAGTGGAAGCAATGCAGAAGATGGAATCTCCACCATCGCCGGTGCAGTTTCTGCCGGTCGTTAATCATCAAAATGTTGTAATTGGTATCATCACATTGCATGGATTAGTCTCAGCAGGTCTGTAA